The DNA region GAACCAATAGCCGAACAATTAATGGAGAAAGTGAGAAAGTCATTGGAAATTGTTGTTAAATAGTAGGTGTGCACGCATAACCATGTGGGGAAGCTTCATATAGATGTTTTTAATGGTGTGTTATGGTGGTTTTTGAGTGAGGCTGTTTTGGTGAAGATTGAGGAGATTGGGAGGAAGCTTAATGAGTTGATGGATTTCCTTGAAGATGTTTTCTTGATTGTTGAGGAGTACATGTTGTTGAAGGAGACTGATGAGATTGTTAGGAATAAACGTTTCTGCGAGTTGAAGTCCATTAATGAGGTTTAAAATTCTCCTCCATAGAAGGACATATGAATTTTTAAGGGACCTAAAATCAGATGAGAGACAACGCATAATCAAAGTATACATGATAATTCTAGGGAAATCATTATCCGATCAAATTCAGCTTGATGTTTGCATTCTTATAACAAAGTTTATATGTGGCATTTTTTATGGAATAAATGGTGTTAAATGTGGAGGTAATTGTTAAGGTGGATAAGCAGGGTCGAATAATTCTCCCGAAGGATGTTAGGAGGGCTATTGGGGTGGAGGGGGAGATGGAGATGGTGTGTAGGGTTGTTGGGGATAGGATTATATTGGAGAAGTTCTCCATGGAGGATATTCATAAAGCTTTTTCAGAGTTGGAGGAGATTGCTCCAAGCTTAGAATTGGATACCGTGAAAGTTGAGGGTGAAGATAAGTATGTTGACAGGGAGTATGCGCTACGCAAAATTGGAATTCGAAGCATTAGTTGATGTTGGCATCATAGTCCTCGCACATTTCAGAAATCCTGCACGAAAATATGCAGCTCAACTGCTGCTCGATGCACTTACACTCAAAAGGCGCATCTTAATCCCCGTGAGCACGTATATTGGAGCCTACATTATAATGACGAAGTACCTGAAACTTAGAAGTGTCAATGTAGCAAAGGCTTTATTGAAAACTCTATCCGTTGAATCCCCAGCATTCTATGAGAATCTCCCTAAGGATATTGTGGAAAAAGCTATACTTTCAGCGTCGGAGTTAAATGTTTCCTCGTGGGACTGCTATCTAATAGAGTTAGCCAAGAATCTCGGAATAAACAAGATATATACGATAGACGAAGAGCTGGCAGGGAAAGTTAAAGATGTGAATATTGAAAATCCAATTCCAAGAGACATTATGAGAGAATACCACCAATATGTTCGAGAGAGAATAATGTAAAAGATTCATGTGGGAAAATTTATAAAGTGTGGAAGCCTCTTATGATGGTGGGTGTTTTAATCTCCTTGAAGCTAGCATTACCTAAAAAGATTGAAGAAAGACTTAAAGAGGAATCTGAAAGAACTGGAGCTTCGGAGGAGGAGCTGATAGTTGAGGCTTTATTAAAAGCATTTGGAGAGCCCCTCAACCCGGAGGTTAAGGTTGAGATGCATTTAAAATTGTCGGAGAAATACATGATGGAAGCAGAAGAATTCTTAAAGAAGGGGGATCTCGTTCAGGCATCGGAGAAAGCGTGGAGGGCGGCTTCTCAAATTGTGAAAGCTCTTGCAGCAAGGGAGGGGAGGGAGCTTAGAAGCCATGGGGAATTGCATAAGGAAGTTGCCAGAATC from Candidatus Methanomethylicota archaeon includes:
- a CDS encoding division/cell wall cluster transcriptional repressor MraZ is translated as MVLNVEVIVKVDKQGRIILPKDVRRAIGVEGEMEMVCRVVGDRIILEKFSMEDIHKAFSELEEIAPSLELDTVKVEGEDKYVDREYALRKIGIRSIS
- a CDS encoding type II toxin-antitoxin system VapC family toxin; the encoded protein is MLTGSMRYAKLEFEALVDVGIIVLAHFRNPARKYAAQLLLDALTLKRRILIPVSTYIGAYIIMTKYLKLRSVNVAKALLKTLSVESPAFYENLPKDIVEKAILSASELNVSSWDCYLIELAKNLGINKIYTIDEELAGKVKDVNIENPIPRDIMREYHQYVRERIM
- a CDS encoding PaREP1 family protein, with product MMVGVLISLKLALPKKIEERLKEESERTGASEEELIVEALLKAFGEPLNPEVKVEMHLKLSEKYMMEAEEFLKKGDLVQASEKAWRAASQIVKALAAREGRELRSHGELHKEVARITGEAKDEEIRSLWQSAGMLHQNFYENWLPPEMVKGNIEDVKKFVRKLRQLLK